One window of the Triticum dicoccoides isolate Atlit2015 ecotype Zavitan chromosome 3B, WEW_v2.0, whole genome shotgun sequence genome contains the following:
- the LOC119276121 gene encoding uncharacterized protein LOC119276121 codes for MGFDLSISTSTRPALFIGSILVPDIHHMTILLCCIKNNCVRTIPAESIDDKTKLKGFSEFENTYYKRPKINGRCWCHTFEVLMETNKHLCRKAIEMCKSQSQQGMVILPAEKKSWIVDLTWQPCISLQGGFHLACWSMVCRLKRRERDYQREYGEKLEGSSLTRRGNRVVAVGADGGG; via the exons ATGGGATTTGATTTGTCAATATCCACAAGCACACGACCTGCACTTTTTAT CGGCAGCATTCTCGTGCCTGACATTCATCACATGACCATTCTACTATGTTGCATCAAGAACAATTGTGTCCGCACAATACCTGCAGAATCAATCGAT GACAAGACAAAGTTGAAAGGATTTAGCGAATTTGAGAATACATATTATAAAAGACCCAAGATAAATGGCAGATGTTGGTGCCATACTTTTGAAGTGTTGATGGAAACTAACAAGCATTTGTGTCGTAAAGCAATAGAAAT GTGTAAATCACAGTCACAACAAGGTATGGTGATCCTGCCGGCGGAAAAGAAGTCATGGATTGTTGACCTTACATGGCAACCTTGTATCAG TCTGCAAGGTGGATTCCATTTGGCATGTTGGAGCATGGTGTGTCGCCTGAAACGAAGGGAGCGGGACTACCAAAGAGAATATGGCGAGAAGTTGGAAGGGAGCTCTCTAACAAGGCGGGGTAATAGGGTGGTAGCAGTAGGGGCTGACGGAGGTGGATAG